Within the Miscanthus floridulus cultivar M001 chromosome 2, ASM1932011v1, whole genome shotgun sequence genome, the region ACCTGTCCCAGAATATTGCCAGGCTGTGTCGGGAGAAATGATCGTCCTCACCCAACCCGCCCACCGACAGTACGGGGGTAACGAACTCGTCAGGAAGAAACGGTAAAAATGGTGGAAGGGGGGAAGTTTTTTACCGTGCAGCAGGGCGGAGAGGCTGCCCATGGACATGTAGTCGTAGACGAGGAGCTTCTCGTCCTTGCTGAAGTAGTAGGCGCGGAGGGGCACCACCAGCTCGTGCTGCACGGCGCCGATGGCCGCGATGCGCTCCCGGAACTCCGGCTCCGGGAGGTCCACGTCCTTGAGGCGCTTCACCGCCACGGCGGACCCGTTCTCCATCACCGCCTTGTACGCCGTCCCGAACGCGCCCTTGCCCAGCACCTCCGCAGACGCGCGCAGCAGGTCCTCCAGGTCGAACGGCGGGGCTGCCGCCATGGGGCCGAAGAAGATGAGCCTCTTGGACCCGGTCGACCCGCCGGTCTTCGCTGCCGCCGCAGTAGCCGCAGCGGCCGCGGCGTTCGGAACTGCCACGGCCGCCGCAGCGCCGTTGTGGCCGCCTGCGCCAGCTGCTGAGCCGTTCTGTCCCTTCGGCTCGACATCCATAGGCTCCATGCCGAGTTCCCGCCCCTTCTCCACTGCCGCCGCCGACCGGGGCGCGCTGGACCTCTTGCGGTAGAGGAAGAAAAGCAGGGCGAGCAAGAGCAGCACGCCGAACACGGAGCCGATGGCAATGCCAGCGATGGCGCCGCCGGAgagcttcttcttcttgccgccaCCGACGTCGGCGGGGACGACCGCTCCCGGCTGCGACTCCGGCGATCCGGCCGGCGTGGGCGCGGACTCGCCGGGGCACAGGCCGAGTGGACCCCCGCAGAGGCCCGTGTTGCCCAAGAAGGAGTCTTTCGGCATCTTCCGGAGCGTGCTGGGGATGGACCCGTTGAGCTGGTTGTACGACACGTTGAACTGCTCCAATGCAGGCAGCTGCAGCTTGGGGATCTCGCCGGTGAAGCTGTTCCCGTCGAGGTACAGCGTCCCGAGGCGGATCAGCTTGTTGAAGTCCGGCGAGATCTTGCCGGTGAACTTGTTCCCCGCGATGTCCAGCCTCACGAGGTTCTTGAGCTCGAACAGCGACGCcgggacctcgccggagaagcTGTTGTGCTGGAAGTAGATCGCCCGGAGCTCGGAGAGGCGGGAGACGTCGTCGGGGATGGGCCCCGTGAGCGCGTTGTACCGGAGGGAGAGCGTGCGGAGCGCCGACAGGTTGCCCAGCACGCCCGAGGGGAGGCTGCCCATGAGCCCGGCGCCGGGGAGGCGGAGCTCGACGACGCGGCCGCTCTCGCAGGTGACGCCCTGCCACTGGCACGTGGGCGTCGTGCTGTTCCACGACGGCAGCGCCGAGCGGCCGACCGCCGAGCGTAGCGCCTGCAGCGCCTGCGCGTCGGTGTTGAGGTCATCGGCATAAAGAGCCGGCAGGGCGGCGGCGAAGAGCACCAGGACGGCCAAGCCCACTGCCGGCGCCGGCATTGCGGCCATCGCCGGCGGGGACTGGGAGTGTGAGCGGGTGGGTAGGTGAGAGAGCCTTTTAGCTCAGAGGGAGCACTATCATGGAGGGGGGCTGCTTGTGGGGAGAGTACTAGCAGTAGGAGAAATAGAGCAGGGGAATCTTGGGTTATAATGGAAGATTTGGGAGCTGGATGAGCTGATTAAGGGTGGGATTGGGAGGGCTGATTGGCTTAACGCCTGGCCTGATTGCTTTAATGATAGCCGCTGCAGGTGGCTCTTACTGGAGCCTGGTTGGAGAATTTCCCCTTTCCATCCAAAGCTCTGAAGGAGGGAAAAGGACAGCATGGCAGGTGTTCTGTTTTTAAGGCTGTATGTGGGACCGGCTGGACAGGGGCAAGGGCAATTATAAATTTCCTCATGATTTCAGTTTTGAAAAAACATGGGTTACGGTAGatatcgccctgttcgcttggcttataagctgtactttttcagttaatgaatagtatttttctctcacaacaaatcagccaacagtactttcaaccatggcttatcaACCAAGCGAACAGGATAAAGTAGAGCGACCACCGGGACATTCAAAATTCTTCAGGCCGGCTGATATTAAAGCCGGCTAAAGCtgttttattgtgaaagaaaaatactgtaaattctagctgataagttcaagcgaacaggccaaaTTGGTGATCCTATTGATTTGTCAGTCTATACAGTGTTTGCTAGAATGCCCTTGACAGTAAGAAATTCCCTGCGTGAATATTCTTCAGGTGATTTGTCATGCTGCGCTCCAGCGTCGCATCCTATCCATTTCATGAGATGAGACGAGTTCGAACCACACGAGTACGTACCTGAGTTGGAAACTTGGAATCCTTTAGCAAAAGGTTGCTAATGCAATTGACAGTAACACGTTAGGAGAAGTAAACTTCAACGGTCTCTAACGTACACCAGTGAGTTCAAAAACGTACGTTTTTAAATCAATGAGCTTCCAGTAGATTGTTTTCCGAGTAACACTAACACCAGTTACCATGACACTGTATCAGTCGCATTTCCGGCCATTGAAGCCTGTGCTAAGGTGTATGGATAACAGCAGGCCGGTTGCTCCAATCAGGCCTCGCTGGATAACAAAGAGGCCCCATCGTACACATAGAGGCCCATGTGACAATGGTGATCCGTCAAGGCCTGCGTACCTGCAGGTGCCGGTTATCACTACTTCATGGCCCAATAGGTGGCTCAGATATAATTTGAGCtgatctctctcttttttttttgcgactaaATTTGGGCTGATCTCGTGCAGAATCATACACGGTTTTGGCGTATGCCGGATGCGCGCCACAGAAAAAGAACTCAAAATGCCATAGGTCAACGTTCTAGTGTACTTTCTCGGTCGCTAGATAGATACACATCTGGCTTCTGGACaagtcaattttttttttaatttaagtaTCAATAtagaaataatattaatatttgtatctctgaataagtttattataaaaatatactcCATACTCAACTAAATGATAATTATTATCCATTATTAAAAATATTAGTACATTTTTGTatgaatttggtcaaacttaaaaaaaattaACTCTTTAAAAGACGAGATATGTATTTATATTGGGACGGGGGTGTAGAACTCAACGACGCAAGGGGGCCTAGTTTGGTGATGAAGCAAGGTGGTAGTAACGTCATTGCGCTGAGATCACAACACACAGCAAGGTCCAAAGGAAGATATATAATTAAAATATTGTCGGTCAATCAATCCTTTGTTGTATATATAAACGACACACGAGAGTGATGTTGTCAGTGAAAGCCAGATGTTAATTTCTTTCGGAAAAAAGAATGCGGCGATGAACATCATGGACTTGTTTCAGATTGGCAGTTGATTTGTGGTTGAAAAATAGGGTTTACTGCTTCAACCACTCCACCAACTAcctaaggccctgttcggctggctgaattttggctgaaactggctgaaaacactgttcttgctgaattgttgtgagaaaaaatactgtttcgactgaaaaaataagccgaacaaaccgGCTTCTGGgtaagccaaacggggcctaCAGTTGATAGGATGCCCACTCTGCGTTTGGTGTGAACTGGAGTACAGGTCTACTGGAGTACCAAGTCTAGTGACcagtattcaggcaacagttagaTAAGGAAGTATAAAATTGTCCTAAGTCAAAACTATACCGAATCATGTAAGTATCCGTCGTTTGTTTTATCCCGTAATTTGATCTAAAATTCCAAAGCTACCTTgtgcgtgtttagttcgcgaattttgggaatttgactactgtagcactttcatttttatttgacaattagtgttcaatcatggattaattaggctcaaaacgtttgtctcgcaatttccaaccaaactgtgcaattagttttttttcgtctatatttaatactccatgcacgtatcgcaagattcgatgtgatgactattgtagcactttttgggaaactttttggaaactaaacaagcaCCTTGTATTTCAGGACAGTTGAGAACAAATGGGGTAGTTAGTATTTTATGATACAAACATATTAG harbors:
- the LOC136535396 gene encoding probable inactive receptor kinase At1g48480, which encodes MAAMPAPAVGLAVLVLFAAALPALYADDLNTDAQALQALRSAVGRSALPSWNSTTPTCQWQGVTCESGRVVELRLPGAGLMGSLPSGVLGNLSALRTLSLRYNALTGPIPDDVSRLSELRAIYFQHNSFSGEVPASLFELKNLVRLDIAGNKFTGKISPDFNKLIRLGTLYLDGNSFTGEIPKLQLPALEQFNVSYNQLNGSIPSTLRKMPKDSFLGNTGLCGGPLGLCPGESAPTPAGSPESQPGAVVPADVGGGKKKKLSGGAIAGIAIGSVFGVLLLLALLFFLYRKRSSAPRSAAAVEKGRELGMEPMDVEPKGQNGSAAGAGGHNGAAAAVAVPNAAAAAATAAAAKTGGSTGSKRLIFFGPMAAAPPFDLEDLLRASAEVLGKGAFGTAYKAVMENGSAVAVKRLKDVDLPEPEFRERIAAIGAVQHELVVPLRAYYFSKDEKLLVYDYMSMGSLSALLHGNRASGRTPLDWETRSAIALAAARGVAHIHSTGPTASHGNIKSSNVLLTKNYEARVSDHGLPTLVGPSFSPTRVSGYRAPEVTDIRRVSQKADVYSFGVLLLELLTGKAPTHAVVNEEGLDLPRWVQSVVREEWTAEVFDQELLRYQNVEEEMVQLLQLAIDCSAQHPDRRPAMSEVATRIDDIRRSSLGGGDRQAADSAEGDEPSL